The sequence agcactGAGCCCAGGGTAACAATGGCAGAAGTTCACaataaaatacaatgaaatATTTCTGCCAGAGATACATTTCTGACAAcactaattattaattaattcctcATTCATTAATCTTTTTTTAGTGATTCGTCCTGATCAGGATCCCAGTGGATCAagagtcactaacacacacacacccacacccacacacccacacccacacctatggacattctCCCACAGCCCATCCTCCTACCAACACTTGTTTCTGGGATATAGGAAGAAACTGAAGCACTTGGATgaaaccccccaccccacacaaacacagacacacacacacacacacacacacacacaacctcctCAGACAAATATTCTCAGATAAATTAAAGTTTTCTGTTAATAAccaaaaagaaagaacagataaaacataaatactgacacacagctGGGAACTGAAGGTGTTTAATGGCAGAAGGGCTGAAATGATCGtgttttaacagtttttaaGTAAAATACGCGGCGTCCCGCCTCCTGGAgaaacagtttgttttttttctcccgtCCGAAGGGTCATTAGTGTCCAAACTAAGGCAGAAAATCAGATTCATTCTTCACTTTAGTCCTCATCGCTGCCCAGATCCAGAGGGTCAAAGTCAGGGTCATCTTCATCCAGGTCTAAATCGTCTATGTCCTGGAACAGAGACTCGTCCACTTCAACACTGTTCCCACCTGCAGGAGGAGAACCACAGTCCGTAAGCGCTCTTAAAGGTGCAATGAGTAACTTTCACTATCAACCatcaatattttgaaatattcaAAATGCTATTTAttcccttaaaggaacactatgtaatttttgtaccatgtaattacagcttcaaaattattgatATACTTCACTGGCCTGCAATAAGGATATCAGAGGCTCTGTTGCCACCACtaagggctcagcactgcagaaactgcactatgaaacTTTGGTAGCAGGGTCGGAAACCACATcccttccctccccctccccattgatttcagtgcagtgctgtaaaaatgaattacacccCAGTagcaaaaaacccaaatcttacctagtgttcctttaatgcaccaggaaataagaagaagaatcatgggaaaaaaaaaaagactgctgTTTTAATGAGAAATACTATTTGGACACCACTCATCATCATTAATATCACTCACCATCCTCCAGGAACTGGATGTCTGATGTGTCGAGGTTATGATCTGTTTCAAACAGCTGCTTTCCTGTAACAAAGAGGAAAACGTTCAGCTCCTTTCTCCTTAAACACAGCACTAGACACAGGCAAAATACTTGATGGAGCTCCgtccctccagagaacactgttccactgctggAGGAGGGTTTAAAGTAGGTGACTACCTGTGAGTTTATTTTTTCCTGACTGTTCCTCCTCCTTCTGTTTTTTACTCTTCAGTTCGGCCATATCCTGCTCGAATTTTGCCTTCCATGACAGGAAGTTCTCGATCGTCACCACAGTGCCCTGGAAAGCTTGCTGGAGGGgacattaaaataaagaacatGAATTAACTTTGAGCAGTTAGTTTTATCTAACAGTTGTTTTTAATTACAGATGAAACAACAGATGACAATTCATTCTCTGATGTAATAATCACTTAAAGCAACTCTAAGTAAGATATGCCATTTTTGCTCCTGTTGCTCCCCCTGCAGTTGTagacagtcatttatttttaaagcactggCATGAATTCAAGGAggttttctaccctccttccaaagttacatagtgcagtttctgaagtaCTGAGCCTAgaatagcaacgacagaggctattacagctcagtgaagcatctgGATTAttctgaagctgtcattttaaggtgacAATAATACACAGAGTTGCTTTAAATAATTTACTATTTCTTAAAATAGATTTAACAGCTGATGTAAATATATTCTTTGACAAATACTGACATGTATATGGCCTTTAAATTAAACTTAGACCAAATCTGAGATCAGACCAAAATTTCAGGCTCCgtttaaagtaattttttagaaacaaaaacatgtatcattATTAAAAACCAAGTCGAATAtaatgctgctgtttttataCTCGTTCATTGTGTCATCCATAACCAGTAATTACCTTCTCTGCCTCTTctgcctccctctctttcctctgcttctcctcttctcttctactCTTTATCTGATCGATAATTTCATTCAGTTTCTCCTGCACCGCCGTCACCAGAGTGAAGATCATCACCATGCCTAGGTTCTCCTctgcctaaacacacacacacacacacacacacacaaacacacacctcagggCATTTATAATGAATGTAATGAAACAACTTCCCTTACAAGCCTTATACTAATTTAGCAAATACACATGATTAAGTTAAGATTATGATCTACACGAGTGCAAACGTGTGGATTTCTTCATTTTAAATTCTAAGATTTTCCAAACATCTCTTAAAGAAATAGGAGCATGTATAACAGGaaaatatacaaaccggattccaaaaaagttgggacactaaacaaattgtgaataaaaactgaatgcaatgatgtggagacggcaaatgtcagtattttattcgtaatagaacatagatgacagatcaaacgtttaatctgagaaaatgtaacattttaaaggaaaaatatgttgattcaaaatttcacagtgtcaacaaatcccaaaaaagttgggacaagtagcaataagtggctggaaaaaggaaattgagcatataacgaacagctggaagaccaattaacactaattaggtcaattgacaacatgattgggtataaaaagagcttctcagagtgtcagtgtctctctgaagccaagatggtaagaggatcaccaattccaccattgttgggcagaaagatagtgcagcgataccagaatggtgttacccagcgtaaaatagcaaagacttttaagttatcatcatcaaccgtgcataacatcatcaaaagattcagagaatctggaacaattgctgtgcgtaagggtcaaggccgtaaaactctactggatgctcgtgatctccgggcccttaaacgtcactgcacctcaaacaggaacgccactgtcaaggaaataacagaatgggctcaggaatacttccagaaagcattgtcagtgaacacaatccaccgtgccatctgccgtcgccagctgaaactctacagtgcaaagaggtttgtggcatgggcagcttgcatgtctggaaaggcaccattaatgcagagaactatgttcaggttctagaacaacatacgctcccatctagacgtcatctctttcagggaagaccctgcatttttcaacaagataatgccagaccacattctgcagccatcacaacatcatggctacgtaggagaaggatccggggactgaaatggcagcctgcagtccagatctttcacctgtagagaacatttggcgcctcataaagaggaaggtgcgacaaagaaggcccaagatgattgaacagttagaggcctgtactagacatgaatgggagagcattcctatttctaaacttgagaaactggtctcctctgtccccagacgtctgttgagtgttgtaagaagaaggggggatgccacacagtggtaaaaaatggccttgtccaaacttttttgggatttgttggtgccatgaaattttgaaacaacatatttttcccttaaaatgatacattctcagtttaaacttttgatctgtggtttgtgttctattctgaataaaatattagaagtTGGCACCTcctcatcattgcattcagtttttattcacaatttgtttagtgtcccaccttttttggaatccggtttgtagtaaGACCCCCTGCgtaaattatttgtttatatatgacataaacacataaataaaaagacataaaacTCCTCTAAATTCAACCTGTTGCTGCAGCAGCGTGAGGATGTCCTCTGTGTCCAAATCCTCAAGGTTTTCATGAGCTTGGATTTCCCATAGAGGAGGTTCATCTGGGTAATTTTCCACGTACGTGAACTTTAACGTTACCTgaacagctgagagagagagagagagagagagagaagggtgggAGACTCTTCATTGATGAAACAGACTATTTGTTTTGATTAGTCTCTAGTTTTATGGTTTTATGGGAAAGCTTTAGATTAGCtcctgtgagggtttgatggcactAAGCCACATAAACTTAAGTGAGGCCAGGTCTTGATGTTGGAGACTTATTAATGGCACACCAAAGCAAACCTAGGCATACTGGATGCTCCATAGTCCAGAGCTGGGGGTTTCTACCCCTCTGGCCAACacctggcattgggcatggcgacattcagtgtgtgtgtgtgtgtgtgtgtgtgtgtgtagccaaTTGAATTGTGTCCAACACTGAAAAGGTGTATTATAGTTATACGTTTTTGACACAAATGTTACTAATTGCACCTtaaaaaattatacatttatttaaaactgatCCTTACTCTCATCGTTTTCTCCCGCATCTGAATTAACTGTGATTGTGAAGCTTGTGGGATCTTCTGAAAGCACTGTAAAAACAGAAGGATTAACGAATTAATTACGAACATATCGCAAAATAGGCTCTTTCGCACTCAAATgtattattacatattaataagCAAAGTACTTAGCCGCTTAACTGGCTTCCAGGCCAACGTGTGAGTACTCTCAACGACTGTGTTCCAAATGGCGCCACGATCACTCAGTAGTGCACTATTTAGCTAAAGAACGTAAgcctttgttttgcttttacaatTAAACTACAGAACACTTTCTGCTAGGAATAAACTACTTTAAAGATTTTAGGCTTTTAAAGCCTCTTTTGGGTGCAGAATATATTACCCCATGACCTTCGTAGTGCGCTTTGTAGGGAGCATGTTGCCATTTGGTACACCCCAACGACTTCAGGACTGTTAGCTAAGTTACTTCGTTTAACAAAgctgtttaaaagaaaaccttcaGCACACGCCCTCGTCTAATAGATGTCTTAATACTCCCTTGATCTATGTTAAGGCATATTCCagcattaatacatttaaatgtaaataatgtagaCAGAACAAGCCCAAGCTGTTTAAGGGCGCTTTAGAAGGGAAGGTAAGCTAACAATAAGACATTAAGTGTTCATCTCTACCTGTAAAAGAGTCTGGATAAATGGACTCTATCGCCTCGAGTTCGTTTCGCTGCTCCTCTGCGTAATCCGTcattttattttgctgtttccCATCAACCGGCTGCGGTTTGAACACGGACAAGAATGTGCCTGGGCTAGGAGTGGATTCAATCGATGATATTTTGCATCAGCTACTCACGTCTGGATTTGAAAGTGTGTTCCAATAAGTACGTGTACTAACTCAGATGAAGTGTGCACTTGAGCATTGCTCTCACGATCTCTGTTCCTGAAGAAATGAAGACGTTTCAGACAAGCTCACGTAGAGTAGGTCATATTTCTGTGAACATTTTTGGTTTAActtttgaaatattatttaaatatcgGTAACAATCAAcaaatcaaatgaaaaaaatatataattattattattactgacattacattttatacagACAATAGACATTTTTGAACTGATTTGAActgattttatattaaaaaaaaaaaataatagattaaattatttaatattacctCAAGTTCATTAAACAAATCAGGTGTCAATGACCGACAAAAATATGGGGTTTGTGAGTCATTTAATCAGTTCCCTATGTAGAATTTACCTGAATTTCTAGAAAGGGCTGTtaatctgtgtgactgtctgctTATTTGTTCCCATGGAGAGTGGATTGGATTTGGAGCAGACAgtcacatttaaacacaacaatGAGTCCACCCTGCTgccttttaataaaaaaaaaaagaatgtaatgtTCACTTTTGTATTCTCACTATTCTATAGATACATAGCTGAAAGTTAGCAAGCTAGTTGCACAGAaggtcacactcacacctatggacacttttgagtcaccaatcccccTACAAACGTGTTTTCagacggtgggaggaaacccactcagacacagagagaacactccaactcctcacagacagacacccagagcaggacttgaacccacattttttaggagctgtgtgacagcgacaccacctgctgttccaccgtttgtttgtttgtttgtttgtttttgcggGGATGGGGTGTCTTTAAAATGGTggggtttttaaataaatagttaATAACACTTATAAACAGTGGTTTAGTGATTGgttgcaaaacaaaaaaatgaggTCATGgcatgtaaaattattttaagcTAGTCGACATATGTGATATTTCAGTTACTGAGGTCGTTGTATCTGGACCATGCTGATGTCATcctttcaaaataaatgaaggaatgacTTAATAAGGCATggaaaactttatttatttgtaatttgtaattacGCATATTACAGAGTCGTTATCATGCACTGATAGTCGTCCCCACACCtacatttattttgaatgaatgttttaaacagcgAGTATTATTAGCATGTTATTACTTATCTGACATTATGTAACCTACTGTTTAAGCTTATTTATCAAGTGAAATGATCtgaagagagtgtgtgagtgtgtgtcacccgtTCCCGCCTAGGCTCTAgttggataaacgcttacaatgaataattgaatgaatgatctgAACGTACTAGAGGTAGAGAAATCATAATGATCTGCCAACATAGTTAGAAAAGTATGTCTAGAAGTAAAAAACGATTAGAAAAACCCTAAATACTCAAATAATATTCTCATTTCAACATCAGTACATGAATCTCTGGTAGATGTGTTGGACTAGATTTAAGAGTGTTTTACTCACTGATACATGGTTAAGAGGAAGCTCTTAATGCATGAGTCTTGTTTAGTTTGATCGAAACCTGTGCCCGCAGTTTCCTTCCTTTTTGTGGCGATAAACCATCTGCTGGCTTCCTGAATGAAGATGTACTTCTTGATGAAGGTGTGAAGCAAGTTGTTTTCTCATTACGAAGAGCCACAACATGACAGCAAGGCGTGACTCTGATGAATTACTTACGTTTACTTGACTCCTCTTATCTACAGATCACTAAGTCCGTGTCCagaggtttgtagacacctttcCCCCCAGCATTTCATCTAAAGGGAAGTGTATTAACTGGTGGTTTGTCCCCCTTTAAAGCAGTATATAGTCTCTACTGCTCTGAGAATGCTTCAGAAAAGATGGAACATTCTGTGAAGTATTTGATGGCATACAGCCACTTCAGCAATAATCAGGTAGTGATTTTGGATGATTATTTCTGAAACGCAAAATTTCCAGTGTGTGTAGCTGCTCATTCAATTGGTAATGCTTTTTTTACAGAAACTATGCACACTGTGTATGCATTTGACCTTAAAAACCACAGCTATCACTTCATTATTATTCACTCAagcagtgtttatatttattagtaTGTGGTAAGTAGATAATGTCTAAAACACTGTACAGTAACAGACACTCATTGACCTTTATCAGACGGACAGACATTTCTTTGGCTTGTGCGTTCCTGAGTACAGAAACATCTCAGTGCtgataaaacaacaacaacaacaacaacaactacaactaCAAGGATCTGCTTGTTCTTAAACCCCCAGTTCAAatcaattttaaataaacacagacagctCGTTTAAGTgttaaatatcaaataaaagaTATAAAGCACTCAGTAGAAGTGCGCACAGAAACTTTCAT is a genomic window of Hoplias malabaricus isolate fHopMal1 chromosome X1, fHopMal1.hap1, whole genome shotgun sequence containing:
- the LOC136675901 gene encoding RWD domain-containing protein 1-like — translated: MTDYAEEQRNELEAIESIYPDSFTVLSEDPTSFTITVNSDAGENDETVQVTLKFTYVENYPDEPPLWEIQAHENLEDLDTEDILTLLQQQAEENLGMVMIFTLVTAVQEKLNEIIDQIKSRREEEKQRKEREAEEAEKQAFQGTVVTIENFLSWKAKFEQDMAELKSKKQKEEEQSGKNKLTGKQLFETDHNLDTSDIQFLEDGGNSVEVDESLFQDIDDLDLDEDDPDFDPLDLGSDED